TCCAGATTGAGGCTGAAGCTCACTGTATCTTACAGTAATTGCTTTTTGTGGTGTCAATCCAGAAAAAGATTTGGATCTAATCAATGTATTGGAAACAACTAATCCTTTAGTATAGATGACTTTTTGTATAATGCAATCTTTATTCATgagtagaaacacacacacacacacacacacacacactcacaataaaCAGTTCATAAGGAAACAGTTCAGCTCTCAAGACTTACACCTGCATGCAGAAATGCTTGTTAGTAGTAAGCAGGTGAAAATTACAACAATGATAACTTTCTCATACTCCAAATCCGACTGTTGTATAGTACCTTTGGAATACTCAGGAAATACACACAGGAATGTGTAATAAAAATTGCTTTGAAGCAAACATTTTATTGCGTTATATAGAAACATAacaacttaatttttttttttttttaatctggggGGGATCTAGCATGTTTTTAATGCAGCTGTAGTGTGAATGATCAGCATCTTACACAGCATTGGCAGCTTTTCTGAGATACACCAAGTGGAAAACAGCCGTTTTCACACTGTCTGAAGCAAATAGCTGCAGTCACTCAGATGTATTTTGCCTTTGCACAGAGTGGATTCTCCCTGCTCTGGTGGAGGTATTGTGAGCTGGAGCTGAGCAGGAGGGCGACGGCATCCCAGggacctgctgctcctctccttCATCCGACACAGCTCTTGTGGGAATATGCTTTAGCAGAGCAGCCCCAAGGCAAGGGGGGTAAGTTGACAGGAGATTTTGTGGAAGCACAAATGGAGTGAGGACCCCAGAACCACTGGCACAAGATGTGTTATGGTAGGAATAGCCCGTCATGGTGCGGAGGGCATATGCAGGGATTACGACTGGGTGAAAGGGGTGCCCAGCAGTCATACCAGATGAATCTCTCGCACCCCAGTAGTAGTTCCCTTGCAGGGATTGGTAGTTGGCAGCGACAGGCTGGGGTATGAACTGCTGTTGCAGGTAGTTGGTTTGGTGTTCACTGAAGGCTGCAGGTTGCACCAGACCAAAGCGGAGCTTGAAGGCCATTAACTCTGCACTGAGCCTggtgttttcctctttcagaaCCATGAGATGATTCTCCATCACGTAGTCATTCATTCTTCTCTTCTCCCGTGAGCGTTTGGCTGCCTCATTGTTCTTACGACGTTTCTCCCAGTACAGAGCGTCCTTCTTCTCCTCGGGTATGAACTCCCGTTTGCGACGGGACCCTTTTTGCCCAAGGTCATTTTCCACTTCGAAAATAAAGCTCCCTTTGCCTTTATGAAAGTGGTTCATGCTGAAGTTTCAATGGAGTCctgaagaaaaatacagaagaaaaaaaacaaaaaagttatgTTTAGTGAAAATTGATCTGCAATCTTTTTggtcattcaaaaaaaaatttcagtTAAAACAGAACATATATTTTATAACATTTAATAGCAGTGCTTCCAGTTTCATTATGAGATGAAAGTTGAAGCTGTTTTTCCCCCAATACAAATGAGcatattttgacttttgacaTGGACATTCAAACATTCAGCAGATAGCAGAAGCTTGTCTGTATATTGGTAATGTGGTTACATGCATTATGATTAATTGATTACCAGCAAACATAATTGTTAAAAATTGCAATTGATGATTTTTGAGCcttataatttaatttaataatccAAAATACTACCACTGTTTTTGTGTCATGATGGCTGTATCAGATTTGTGTTTAATGTTATCTTtagtaaatatattttttttgtcttgaaaacAAATTATAGTAAAAATTGTTGATCATCTAACCAAAACCCAAAGACATGGAACTGTACTTTCGTTCCTTCGACACACTTGCATAATCAGCTATATATGGTCCCTTCATTAAtcactgttgttgtgttgtgaacAGAAATGTGCTGACAGAGAGTTGAAAGTTTTAGTTATTATACAAAACGTCACACATGAGGAACAGGCAAAATCATGTTAAGTCTTCATTTTCCGTTACTGAGTTCTAAACATATAAACACATTGCTATAATATAGCTTACATAaatgttttattggttttttttttttcttagttcaAACTGCCCCTGTGACATTTAATCTTCTATCCTTCCAACAACGTCCTCCAGCTAATCTGGGGAATCTCCTTGCTGCTCCTGACACAACCAAGAGCTATAATCTAGCCTGCAGGTTCTTTGCGAATGCAAGACCCCCTCCCAGTCGGGAGTGTCTGATACACCTTCAACAGGAGGCTCCTAATCTAATATTTGAACCACCATCAATGCTTTCTCTCAGTGTGGAGGATTAGTTAGTTTACTTAAGGCTTCTCCTGGATAGTCAGGCTTGTAACTCTATAATGAAGAGATAATCATGCCACACAATGGAGACAACCCATTTTAATTACTTGTACTTTtgtaatgtttgtttgtttgttggtttcaATCATGATCTAAGCTCAATGACAATAGATGAGGGTGGAACTGAGGACTGACTTGTAAACAGAGACGTTTACCTTTCTGCTCGAGTCTATCTTTACTTCACCCGTCTGGCACAGAGACTGCCTGACTGCTGTCATGTTCACACCTTGAGATATTTCCATGATTCCTCCTCCCCTCACTTGTGTATAAAATTCCAAAATATctcgctgaaaaaaaaaaaaaacttagggAATGCTCACCCCCATTGCTACCTAAACAGAGGTTGCCATTTCTTTTCCTTGAGAGCCCTCAACAGAGACCCACCACCCACTTTCAACTAGTCAGAAGTAACGCTGAATGTACAAGCTGAGTGTCTTTCACAATAAATCATCACATATATGCAAGAGGGTGACAGGACATTTCCAACAAGGCACTTTTTGCAGCTACAGAACTGCATGTGTTTCTCTGTGGCTAAAAAGTCATTGCTGTACTCAGTCTGTGGTTCACTTGAGGTGACATCAGGTATATCTAAGCTGCATACATAAAGTTGTGTCTTTTCACTATCAATATCAACAAATGTTAGGAATAATGCACTGGTAAGTAGCATATTTTTCTGTAATC
The window above is part of the Salarias fasciatus chromosome 23, fSalaFa1.1, whole genome shotgun sequence genome. Proteins encoded here:
- the LOC115381917 gene encoding uncharacterized protein LOC115381917 → MNHFHKGKGSFIFEVENDLGQKGSRRKREFIPEEKKDALYWEKRRKNNEAAKRSREKRRMNDYVMENHLMVLKEENTRLSAELMAFKLRFGLVQPAAFSEHQTNYLQQQFIPQPVAANYQSLQGNYYWGARDSSGMTAGHPFHPVVIPAYALRTMTGYSYHNTSCASGSGVLTPFVLPQNLLSTYPPCLGAALLKHIPTRAVSDEGEEQQVPGMPSPSCSAPAHNTSTRAGRIHSVQRQNTSE